The Juglans microcarpa x Juglans regia isolate MS1-56 chromosome 2S, Jm3101_v1.0, whole genome shotgun sequence genome has a window encoding:
- the LOC121252756 gene encoding LOW QUALITY PROTEIN: uncharacterized protein LOC121252756 (The sequence of the model RefSeq protein was modified relative to this genomic sequence to represent the inferred CDS: inserted 1 base in 1 codon), which translates to MASTSSTPIVPSTLALPEDMAARALNKRYEGLVTVRTKAIKGKGAWYWTHLEPILLRNPDTNLPKAVKLKCSLCDAVFSASNPSRTASEHLKKGACPNYSSVSRPSSGSLSPLPISSVPSPLPSLHNHRKRSSQMVTHPLHSCPSSSYQASSLPWVESSRFYHNQNHDGSHFSPRQNTVGTARNLELNQHHLVLSGGKEDLGALALLEDSVKRLKSPKGSSGPALSKDQIDSALQLLAEWFYESCGSVSVSSLEHPKFRAFLNQVGLPGLLRRELTGARLDAKFDEVKTKSDARIRDAMFLQVASDGWKGKSCCGFTCDGENLIKFTVNLPNGTSDFQKVVFTGGRVSAKYAEEVLWEAVTGVCGSGVQRCVGIVADKYKAKALRNLEIQNHWMINLSCQLQGFVSLIKDFNKELPLFRTVTENCIKVANFVNNTSQIRNSFLKYKMQELEYAGLLRVPSPKCDTSKNFGPVYAMLEDILSCAQVLQMVVLDETYKVACVEDSIAREVAGLIQTGGFWNELEAVFSLVKLIREMVQEIAADRPLIGQCLPLWEELRXRVKDWCAKFNITEGPVEKIAEKRFRKNYHPAWSAAFILDPLYLMRDTSGKYLPPFKCLTHEQEKDVDKLITRLVSREEAHVALMELMKWRSEGLDPLYAQAVQVKQRDPVTGKMKIANPQSSRLVWETCLSEFKCLGKVAVRVLFLHATSFAFKCSWSSMKWVWVQRHPRVGLERAQKMIYVASQAKLERRDFSNEEEKDAELFAVVGSDGDVLNEVFFDASSV; encoded by the exons ATGGCTTCTACAAGCTCAACGCCCATCGTCCCTTCCACTCTTGCTCTACCCGAGGACATGGCCGCCAGGGCCTTGAACAAACGCTATGAAGGCCTCGTTACCGTGCGAACTAAGGCCATCAAGGGGAAAGGAGCCTGGTACTGGACCCACTTAGAGCCTATTCTCCTTCGCAACCCGGACACGAACCTCCCCAAAGCCGTCAAACTTAAGTGCTCCTTGTGCGATGCTGTTTTCTCCGCCTCCAATCCCTCCAGAACAGCCTCGGAGCACTTGAAGAAGGGCGCTTGCCCTAATTACAGCTCCGTTTCCCGACCCAGCAGCGGTTCTCTCTCGCCTTTACCGATATCCTCGGTGCCGTCGCCGTTACCGTCTTTACACAATCACAGAAAGCGAAGCTCTCAAATGGTTACTCATCCTTTGCATTCATGCCCTTCTTCTTCGTACCAAGCTAGTTCTTTACCTTGGGTCGAGTCTTCGCGGTTCTATCACAACCAAAACCACGACGGATCGCATTTCTCGCCACGCCAGAACACGGTTGGCACGGCGCGTAATTTGGAGCTGAATCAGCACCATTTGGTCCTGTCGGGTGGGAAAGAGGATTTGGGTGCATTGGCATTGTTGGAAGATAGTGTGAAAAGGCTCAAGAGTCCTAAAGGGTCATCTGGTCCTGCTTTGAGCAAGGACCAGATTGATTCCGCACTTCAATTGCTCGCAGAATGGTTCTACGAGTCATGTGGGTCTGTCTCAGTTTCGAGCCTCGAGCACCCCAAGTTTAGAGCGTTTCTAAACCAGGTGGGTTTGCCTGGGTTATTGCGGCGCGAGCTCACGGGTGCTCGGCTTGATGCTAAGTTCGATGAGGTGAAGACTAAGTCGGATGCTAGAATAAGAGACGCTATGTTTCTTCAGGTTGCTAGTGATGGATGGAAGGGAAAGAGTTGTTGTGGGTTTACTTGTGATGGAGAGAATTTGATTAAATTTACGGTTAATCTTCCGAATGGGACAAGTGATTTTCAAAAGGTGGTGTTCACAGGAGGAAGGGTGTCAGCGAAGTATGCAGAGGAGGTTTTATGGGAAGCGGTAACTGGTGTGTGTGGGAGTGGTGTGCAGAGATGTGTAGGGATAGTTGCAGATAAGTACAAGGCCAAGGCATTGAGGAACTTGGAGATTCAGAATCATTGGATGATAAATCTCTCTTGTCAGCTTCAGGGATTTGTAAGTTTGATCAAGGATTTTAACAAAGAACTTCCACTTTTCAGGACTGTCACCGAGAATTGCATAAAAGTTGCAAATTTCGTAAATAATACTTCTCAAATTAGGAATAGTTTCCTCAAGTACAAGATGCAGGAACTTGAGTATGCTGGGTTGCTGCGAGTTCCTTCGCCAAAATGTGATACTTCCAAGAATTTTGGACCGGTTTATGCGATGTTGGAAGATATACTAAGCTGTGCCCAGGTGCTCCAAATGGTTGTACTGGATGAAACGTATAAGGTGGCATGTGTGGAGGATTCAATTGCAAGAGAGGTTGCTGGGCTGATTCAAACCGGGGGGTTTTGGAATGAGTTGGAGGCAGTATTTTCGCTTGTCAAGCTGATCAGAGAGATGGTTCAGGAGATTGCAGCTGACAGGCCATTAATTGGGCAATGCCTACCTCTTTGGGAGGAGTTGA GGAGAGTGAAGGACTGGTGTGCTAAATTCAACATTACCGAGGGACCCGTCGAAAAAATAGCTGAAAAGCGATTCAGAAAAAACTACCACCCAGCATGGTCGGCTGCATTTATACTGGACCCCCTTTACTTGATGAGGGACACGAGTGGAAAATACCTTCCACCATTCAAGTGTTTGACGCATGAGCAGGAGAAGGATGTCGATAAGCTCATAACCAGGCTGGTTTCCAGGGAAGAAGCTCATGTTGCATTGATGGAGCTCATGAAATGGAGGTCAGAAGGGCTCGACCCTCTTTATGCTCAGGCCGTTCAGGTAAAACAGCGAGATCCTGTTACTGGAAAGATGAAAATTGCAAACCCACAGAGCAGTAGACTTGTGTGGGAAACTTGCTTAAGTGAGTTTAAGTGTCTGGGTAAGGTTGCAGTGAGGGTCCTCTTCCTCCATGCAACGTCTTTCGCGTTCAAGTGTAGTTGGTCTTCCATGAAATGGGTTTGGGTCCAAAGACACCCAAGGGTAGGCCTGGAAAGGgctcaaaaaatgatatatgttGCATCTCAAGCAAAGCTTGAAAGACGGGATTTTTCGAATGAGGAAGAAAAGGATGCAGAGCTGTTTGCAGTGGTAGGCAGTGATGGTGATGTGCTCAACGAGGTCTTTTTCGATGCATCCTCAgtgtaa